In Myxococcus stipitatus, the following are encoded in one genomic region:
- a CDS encoding MYXO-CTERM sorting domain-containing protein produces MRRPWWLLSCLLVLGLGLPTRVMGQSLVDAGPPFGLLPLIDEVHCGDPADPHPVVHGANSTSVTRSLTLDGVTRPVRVMTMGPQAKAFSYKLGAGKGLQAGRAYLLVVEYPDDEPRLMAVANKGADKFRGFSTGTSIGDFREQYAYSNPESLKYPLSHQWQQFRQFFYLHDRFAPIVGQRGVEDTRRPEGPANGFWVSVGHFARHGSPTDKGTAVSRIRLFEVPQPSSLDLAINYPPAPLPRRHVFWREEKGDDTALCAQGEGTGCQPAASPSAWFDYRLKQAKFLGIDTYSHDLLEYGHTEGWNAAPFSAPPWYARPRDSTLWATAVARAAAHGLSVLPYYEYTGAIGGERVYTSTRCTQDSDCKSLSKWHDCLTPWHQPPVCGLKPLGEQRRCKPLFGREGDIYSPIYWSDDNCVDVSDPDALADVKKLMDATVLHFKGQVNFLGAWLRTRPTDLPVSFSPETLGRFSHDTGQSVSRARLQTNPALRARYYEWWFTKRRVFLESLRDHLRSNGVMDAQVLFTPYPEEGLPTPEDLPDMAVTVTDDPAAWTSVDDQGCCTSGDAADRCCQYRYAPVELNTFVQSGTYRKALTTDELPRTEHLNRSWGEPFNSVPPADPDHYTSAEGVYVTYPFNRLFSVADGALLDRFRTASGLAMVHHFPLNEDDGKGDYAHDTADDRYGNWPMGGLWGYVAMSVDRQGPYSMLAEARAVANGDPTLLGYLEASSISRGFPEYTRAFHAAFLALPALPSTVVPGAASDAEVVVRKTTTAQGNFYAVVNTSMRSKEGIDITLPGETLPIFDRVERSVVSGKRLRLYPGQLLAWQVGGSMDSAETGRRRVESGMRRGWPFRTQLSGAEPGQGCGGCGVHGGSGAISLAGLVGLVLLLRRRRG; encoded by the coding sequence GTGCGCCGCCCGTGGTGGTTGTTGTCATGCCTGCTCGTCCTGGGGCTGGGGCTGCCCACCCGAGTCATGGGGCAGTCGCTGGTGGACGCGGGGCCACCCTTCGGGTTGTTGCCACTGATTGACGAGGTCCACTGCGGAGACCCCGCGGACCCGCACCCGGTGGTGCATGGCGCCAACAGCACCTCGGTGACGCGCTCGCTCACCTTGGATGGCGTGACGCGTCCGGTGCGGGTCATGACGATGGGGCCTCAGGCCAAGGCCTTCTCGTACAAGCTGGGCGCGGGCAAGGGGCTTCAGGCGGGGCGCGCGTACCTGCTGGTGGTGGAGTATCCGGACGACGAGCCCCGGTTGATGGCGGTGGCCAACAAGGGCGCGGACAAGTTCCGGGGCTTCAGCACGGGCACGTCCATTGGCGACTTCCGCGAGCAGTACGCGTACTCGAATCCGGAGTCGCTCAAGTACCCGCTGTCGCACCAGTGGCAGCAGTTCCGGCAGTTCTTCTACCTGCATGACCGCTTCGCGCCCATCGTCGGTCAGCGCGGCGTGGAGGACACGCGCCGCCCCGAGGGCCCGGCCAATGGCTTCTGGGTCTCGGTGGGTCACTTCGCCCGCCACGGCTCACCCACCGACAAGGGCACCGCCGTCTCGCGCATCCGGCTGTTCGAGGTCCCCCAGCCCTCGAGCCTGGACCTCGCCATCAACTACCCGCCCGCGCCGCTGCCTCGCAGGCACGTGTTCTGGCGCGAGGAGAAGGGCGACGACACGGCCCTCTGCGCGCAGGGCGAGGGCACCGGCTGCCAGCCCGCGGCGTCACCGTCGGCCTGGTTCGACTACCGGCTGAAGCAGGCGAAGTTCCTGGGCATCGACACGTATTCACATGACCTGCTGGAGTACGGCCACACGGAGGGATGGAACGCGGCCCCGTTCTCCGCTCCGCCTTGGTACGCGCGGCCCAGGGACTCGACGTTGTGGGCCACGGCGGTGGCTCGCGCGGCGGCCCATGGGCTCTCCGTGTTGCCCTACTACGAGTACACGGGCGCCATCGGCGGAGAGCGCGTCTACACGAGCACGCGCTGCACGCAGGACTCCGACTGCAAGTCGCTCTCGAAGTGGCATGACTGCCTCACCCCGTGGCACCAGCCTCCGGTGTGTGGGCTCAAGCCGTTGGGGGAGCAGCGCCGCTGCAAGCCGCTGTTCGGCCGGGAGGGCGACATCTACTCGCCCATCTACTGGTCCGACGACAACTGCGTGGACGTGTCGGACCCGGATGCGTTGGCGGACGTGAAGAAGCTGATGGACGCCACGGTGCTTCACTTCAAGGGACAGGTGAACTTCCTGGGCGCGTGGCTGCGCACCCGGCCCACGGACCTGCCCGTGAGCTTCTCGCCCGAGACGCTCGGCCGCTTCTCCCACGACACGGGACAGAGTGTGTCGCGCGCCAGGCTCCAGACGAATCCGGCGTTGCGCGCGCGGTACTACGAGTGGTGGTTCACGAAGCGGCGCGTGTTCCTCGAGTCCCTCCGAGACCACCTCCGGAGCAACGGCGTGATGGACGCGCAGGTCCTCTTCACGCCTTATCCAGAGGAAGGGCTGCCCACGCCGGAGGACCTGCCGGACATGGCCGTCACCGTCACCGACGACCCCGCCGCCTGGACCTCCGTGGATGACCAGGGATGTTGTACGTCGGGGGACGCGGCGGACCGCTGTTGTCAGTACCGCTACGCACCGGTCGAGCTCAACACGTTCGTCCAGAGCGGCACCTATCGGAAGGCGCTGACCACGGATGAGCTGCCGCGCACCGAGCACCTGAACCGCTCCTGGGGAGAGCCGTTCAACAGCGTCCCTCCCGCGGACCCGGACCACTACACGTCGGCGGAGGGCGTCTACGTGACGTATCCCTTCAATCGGTTGTTCAGCGTGGCGGATGGCGCGTTGCTCGACCGCTTCCGGACGGCGTCCGGTCTGGCGATGGTGCACCACTTCCCGCTCAACGAGGACGACGGCAAGGGCGACTACGCTCACGACACGGCGGATGACCGCTATGGGAACTGGCCCATGGGGGGCCTGTGGGGTTACGTGGCCATGTCGGTGGACCGGCAGGGGCCGTATTCGATGCTCGCCGAAGCGCGCGCCGTGGCGAATGGCGACCCGACGCTGCTGGGTTACCTGGAGGCCTCGTCCATCAGCCGTGGCTTCCCCGAGTACACGCGTGCATTCCATGCGGCGTTCCTCGCGCTGCCGGCGCTGCCCAGCACGGTGGTGCCGGGCGCGGCGTCGGATGCGGAGGTCGTGGTGCGCAAGACGACCACGGCGCAGGGGAACTTCTACGCGGTGGTGAACACGTCGATGCGGTCGAAGGAGGGCATCGACATCACGCTGCCTGGAGAGACGCTGCCCATCTTCGACCGGGTGGAGCGGAGCGTGGTGTCGGGCAAGCGCCTGCGCCTGTATCCAGGCCAGCTCCTGGCGTGGCAGGTGGGTGGCTCCATGGACTCGGCGGAGACGGGACGCCGGCGTGTGGAGTCGGGGATGCGGCGGGGATGGCCCTTCAGGACGCAGCTTTCGGGGGCCGAGCCCGGACAGGGATGTGGCGGGTGTGGTGTGCACGGAGGCTCGGGGGCCATCAGCCTGGCGGGGCTCGTCGGGCTGGTGTTGTTGCTTCGCCGCCGTCGCGGTTGA
- a CDS encoding dihydroxyacetone kinase family protein has protein sequence MKKLVNEPRAVVRQMLEGFVALAPGQMLLDEEAVVIRADTPVDPRRRKVSVISGGGSGHEPAHAGYVGAGMLDAAVAGDVFTSPSTDAVLAAIRAVSGPAGSLLVVKNYTGDRLNFGLAAELARAEGIPVEVVVVADDVALRDTVEPSRRRGIAGTVFVHKVAGAAAAAGLPLEDVLREARVAAAELGSMGVALGPCIVPAAGRPGFTLADDEIELGLGIHGEQGVRRVPLQQADALADMLLSFILEDRSLSAGARVVLLVNGLGGTPPMELAIVTRRALALLRERGLQVERAWSGTFLSALEMPGCSLSVLKVDDTRLSRLDAATTAPAWGGEGRLAPARPPRPAAPAPHGPAEEEPRRPGMERVHEAALAVATALESSEARLTELDSAAGDGDLGLSLSRGAAAIRALPAAAWSNPSRALGSIGDALRRAIGGSSGPFYATALLRAARRLSEGPADARAWADAFVLGVDAVAQLGGARPGDRTMLDALRPAADTFAGELQAGRSPAESWAACVREAEQGAEATSRMQPRLGRASYLGSRALGIPDAGAAAVVIWLKALTPFIG, from the coding sequence ATGAAGAAGCTCGTCAATGAGCCCAGAGCCGTCGTGAGGCAGATGCTGGAGGGTTTCGTCGCGCTGGCTCCAGGGCAGATGTTGCTCGACGAGGAGGCGGTGGTCATCCGCGCGGACACGCCGGTGGACCCGAGGCGGCGCAAGGTCTCCGTCATCTCGGGCGGTGGCAGCGGACACGAGCCGGCGCACGCGGGTTACGTGGGCGCGGGGATGCTCGACGCGGCGGTGGCGGGGGATGTGTTCACCTCGCCCAGCACGGACGCGGTGCTGGCCGCCATCCGCGCGGTGTCGGGGCCCGCGGGCTCGCTCCTCGTGGTGAAGAACTACACGGGGGACCGGCTCAACTTCGGGCTCGCTGCCGAACTGGCGCGCGCGGAGGGGATTCCGGTGGAGGTGGTCGTCGTCGCCGATGACGTGGCGTTGCGCGACACCGTGGAGCCCTCGCGCCGTCGCGGCATCGCGGGCACGGTGTTCGTTCACAAGGTCGCGGGGGCCGCGGCCGCCGCGGGCCTTCCACTCGAGGACGTCCTTCGAGAGGCGCGGGTCGCCGCGGCGGAGCTGGGCTCGATGGGGGTCGCGTTGGGCCCCTGCATCGTTCCGGCGGCGGGCCGTCCTGGCTTCACGTTGGCCGATGATGAAATCGAGCTGGGGCTGGGCATCCACGGCGAGCAGGGAGTGCGGCGCGTGCCGCTCCAGCAGGCGGATGCACTCGCGGACATGCTGCTCTCCTTCATCCTGGAGGACCGGTCGCTGAGCGCGGGGGCGCGCGTGGTGTTGCTGGTGAACGGGTTGGGCGGCACGCCGCCCATGGAACTGGCCATCGTCACGCGTCGCGCGTTGGCGCTGCTTCGTGAGCGGGGCTTGCAGGTCGAGCGGGCGTGGAGCGGGACGTTCCTCTCCGCGCTGGAGATGCCCGGCTGCTCGTTGTCGGTGTTGAAGGTGGATGACACACGTCTGTCGCGGCTCGACGCGGCGACCACCGCGCCCGCCTGGGGAGGCGAGGGCAGGCTTGCTCCCGCGCGTCCACCCAGGCCCGCGGCTCCGGCTCCACATGGGCCGGCGGAGGAGGAGCCTCGGCGGCCCGGCATGGAGCGTGTCCATGAAGCCGCGCTCGCGGTGGCCACCGCCCTGGAGTCGAGCGAGGCGCGGCTGACGGAGCTCGACAGCGCGGCGGGAGATGGAGACCTGGGCCTGAGCCTCTCTCGGGGCGCGGCGGCGATTCGTGCCCTGCCCGCGGCCGCGTGGAGCAACCCCTCGCGTGCGCTGGGCTCCATCGGTGATGCACTCCGGCGGGCGATTGGTGGGAGCTCGGGCCCCTTCTATGCCACCGCGTTGCTGCGGGCCGCGCGCCGTCTGTCCGAGGGCCCGGCGGATGCCCGCGCGTGGGCGGACGCATTCGTCCTCGGGGTGGACGCGGTGGCGCAGCTGGGAGGCGCCCGGCCTGGAGACCGCACGATGCTCGACGCACTCAGGCCCGCGGCGGACACCTTCGCTGGAGAGCTCCAGGCCGGAAGGTCGCCAGCGGAGTCATGGGCCGCGTGCGTGCGTGAAGCGGAGCAGGGCGCGGAGGCCACCTCTCGCATGCAACCCCGGTTGGGACGGGCCAGTTACCTGGGGAGCAGGGCGCTGGGGATTCCCGATGCGGGCGCCGCGGCCGTGGTCATCTGGCTGAAGGCGCTCACGCCCTTCATCGGCTGA
- a CDS encoding helix-turn-helix transcriptional regulator, with amino-acid sequence MQRTERLFALAEYLRGRRTGVTAETLAERFGVTVRTIYRDLDSLRDASMPVSAERGRGGGYALDRSYSLPPVNFTAREAALLVALGRFAIDMRLLPFTGTLESALDKVRSALSTSAQRELLDRLKELSFLGVPSLPSKASVRAAIERAWFEQQALRITYVDGNFLETTREVRILSVVMDRHETRLDAQDVKSGERRPYRLDRIIQAEVVRPFEP; translated from the coding sequence ATGCAACGCACCGAGCGGCTCTTCGCACTCGCTGAGTACCTGAGGGGCCGCCGCACGGGAGTGACGGCGGAGACCCTGGCCGAGCGCTTCGGCGTCACCGTGCGCACCATCTACCGCGACCTCGACTCCTTGCGCGACGCGTCAATGCCAGTCTCCGCGGAGCGGGGCCGGGGCGGTGGTTATGCGTTGGACCGCAGCTACAGCCTGCCTCCGGTGAACTTCACCGCGCGCGAGGCCGCACTGCTGGTGGCACTGGGGCGCTTCGCCATTGACATGCGGCTCTTGCCCTTCACCGGCACGCTGGAGTCCGCGCTGGACAAGGTGCGCTCAGCCCTCTCCACGTCCGCGCAGCGCGAGCTCCTGGACCGGCTCAAGGAGCTGTCATTCCTGGGGGTTCCCTCCCTGCCCAGCAAGGCCTCGGTGAGAGCGGCCATCGAGCGCGCCTGGTTCGAACAGCAGGCCCTGCGCATCACCTACGTGGACGGCAATTTCCTGGAAACCACGCGAGAGGTCCGCATCCTCTCCGTGGTGATGGACCGCCACGAGACGCGCCTGGATGCACAGGACGTGAAGAGCGGCGAGCGGCGCCCGTACCGGCTGGACCGCATCATCCAGGCCGAGGTCGTCCGCCCCTTCGAACCCTGA
- a CDS encoding Xaa-Pro aminopeptidase gives MHRFISKKSWSVGLVAAMSSLSMACAAQEPESAKVAEALGAQGVSSEALWGMTCPTGGSMFAPGEVSLPERSEYRLTFSADGNTAYYHVDSTEAPFQAIYETHKVNGHFTPGQMVSFSGTYLDTDPFLSPDGQSLFFSSTRPITGTEERPDSDLWMVHKQADGSWGAPQHLGPNINSDRMELYVSADRAGNLYFASGTFDSDFNIYRAERRGPGYAPAQKLPIAINSDDYWEYNSHISADGRVLIFASLNRPEGYGLGDLYASINLGGGRWTKAINLGPKINTEKDEFHPSLSVDGRRIYFVRQTWNPFVPSDFYELDTYCLLFQ, from the coding sequence ATGCATCGCTTCATCTCGAAGAAGTCGTGGTCCGTCGGGCTCGTCGCCGCCATGTCCTCGCTGTCCATGGCCTGCGCCGCGCAGGAGCCGGAGTCCGCCAAGGTGGCCGAGGCGCTCGGCGCGCAGGGCGTGTCCAGCGAGGCCCTGTGGGGAATGACCTGCCCCACCGGTGGCAGCATGTTCGCCCCGGGAGAGGTCTCCCTGCCAGAGCGCTCCGAGTACCGCCTCACCTTCTCCGCCGACGGCAACACGGCGTACTACCACGTGGACTCCACGGAGGCGCCCTTCCAGGCCATCTACGAGACGCACAAGGTGAATGGCCATTTCACCCCTGGGCAGATGGTGTCGTTCTCCGGCACGTACCTGGACACCGACCCCTTCCTGTCGCCGGATGGCCAGTCGCTGTTCTTCTCGTCCACGCGCCCCATCACCGGCACCGAGGAGCGCCCGGACTCGGACCTGTGGATGGTGCACAAGCAGGCGGATGGAAGCTGGGGCGCGCCGCAGCACCTGGGCCCCAACATCAACTCGGACCGCATGGAGCTGTACGTCAGCGCGGACCGCGCGGGGAACCTCTACTTCGCGAGCGGCACGTTCGACTCGGACTTCAACATCTACCGCGCGGAGCGCCGAGGCCCTGGCTACGCCCCCGCGCAGAAGCTGCCCATCGCCATCAACAGTGATGACTACTGGGAATACAACTCGCACATCTCCGCGGACGGCCGGGTGCTCATCTTCGCCTCGCTCAACCGCCCGGAGGGCTATGGCCTGGGAGACCTGTACGCCAGCATCAACCTGGGGGGCGGCCGGTGGACGAAGGCCATCAACCTGGGGCCGAAAATCAACACGGAGAAGGATGAGTTCCACCCGTCGCTGAGCGTGGACGGCCGCCGCATCTACTTCGTGCGCCAGACCTGGAACCCGTTCGTGCCGTCGGACTTCTACGAACTCGACACCTACTGCCTGCTGTTCCAGTGA
- a CDS encoding LytTR family DNA-binding domain-containing protein, translating into MSAPIRVLIVDDEPLARERVRELLADEPDMNVIGECRDGTEAIAAIRAERPDLVLLDVQMPEPDGFGVLRAVAQEYQPAVIFITAHRDFAVQAFEANALDYLLKPFDRERFHQSLARVRERRRTGATELDSELIERLESLSLRLPPASEQYVKRLVAKVGWRMRFLRVEDIDYLEAEGNYVSVHQGKQSYLTRETMNALEEKLDPKDFVRVHRSLIIRLDRIEEVEPLGPGEMVLTLRDGTKLTSGRSYRARLQRALDLPA; encoded by the coding sequence GTGAGCGCGCCCATCCGCGTGCTCATCGTAGACGACGAGCCCCTGGCCCGTGAGCGGGTGCGGGAGTTGCTCGCGGACGAGCCGGACATGAACGTCATCGGTGAGTGCCGCGACGGCACCGAGGCCATCGCCGCCATTCGCGCGGAGCGCCCGGACCTAGTGCTCCTGGACGTGCAGATGCCGGAGCCGGACGGCTTCGGTGTGCTGCGCGCGGTGGCGCAGGAGTATCAGCCCGCGGTCATCTTCATCACCGCGCATCGGGACTTCGCGGTGCAGGCGTTCGAGGCCAACGCGCTCGACTACCTGCTCAAGCCCTTCGACCGGGAGCGCTTCCACCAGAGCCTTGCGCGGGTGCGTGAGCGTCGCCGCACGGGGGCGACAGAGCTGGACTCGGAGCTCATCGAGCGGCTGGAGTCGTTGTCGCTGCGCCTGCCCCCCGCGTCCGAGCAATACGTGAAGCGGCTGGTGGCCAAGGTGGGCTGGCGCATGCGCTTCCTGCGTGTGGAGGACATCGACTACCTGGAGGCGGAGGGGAACTATGTCTCCGTCCACCAGGGCAAACAGTCGTACCTCACGCGCGAGACGATGAACGCGCTGGAGGAGAAGCTGGACCCGAAGGACTTCGTGCGGGTGCACCGCTCGCTCATCATCCGGCTGGACCGCATCGAGGAGGTCGAGCCCCTGGGCCCGGGCGAGATGGTGCTCACGCTGCGCGATGGCACGAAGCTGACGTCGGGCCGCAGCTACCGCGCGCGGCTCCAGCGGGCCTTGGATTTGCCGGCCTGA
- a CDS encoding sensor histidine kinase, which translates to MARGSQWKWWVAAFAYWTLQGLAASSEAHSVRGVSWSHALLTDGFANVLWVPITVAVLNLGLRFPIERRRWRSRVALHVGGALAVSFFRATFIYALDPYVGWYSTPPAYLDVLEHALLYNPFIYLLTLGLAHGLYFAEQLRLKDTQLARAQLHVLKAQLHPHFLFNTLNSISALVNKDPRGSERMIARLSDLLRGTLDAAAREEVPLRDELRTLQLYLDIQGVRFTDRLQVKHEIDQDTLGAQVPYLLLQPLVENAIQHGIAPRSAPGTVTVSARRDGPELVLEVRDDGVGLRPGTAAKTSGGGKGLWITRERLVQLYGPAHKLELKGREEGGALVSLTIPFRTESVA; encoded by the coding sequence ATGGCCCGTGGAAGTCAGTGGAAGTGGTGGGTGGCGGCCTTCGCCTATTGGACCTTGCAGGGGCTCGCGGCCTCCAGCGAGGCCCACTCGGTCCGAGGCGTGTCCTGGTCCCACGCGCTGCTCACGGATGGCTTCGCCAACGTGTTGTGGGTGCCCATCACCGTCGCCGTGTTGAACCTGGGGCTGCGCTTTCCCATCGAGCGCCGCCGCTGGCGCTCCCGTGTTGCGTTGCACGTGGGCGGCGCGCTGGCCGTCTCGTTCTTCCGCGCCACGTTCATCTATGCCCTGGACCCGTACGTGGGCTGGTACTCCACGCCTCCGGCCTACCTGGACGTCCTCGAGCACGCGCTGCTCTACAACCCGTTCATCTACCTGCTGACGCTGGGCCTGGCGCATGGCCTCTACTTCGCCGAGCAGCTCCGGTTGAAGGACACCCAGCTCGCCCGCGCGCAGCTGCATGTCCTCAAGGCGCAGCTGCACCCCCACTTCCTCTTCAACACGCTCAACTCCATCTCCGCCCTCGTGAACAAGGACCCCCGGGGCAGCGAGCGGATGATTGCGCGGCTGAGCGACCTGCTGCGGGGCACACTCGACGCGGCGGCGCGCGAGGAGGTCCCCCTGCGCGACGAGCTGCGCACGCTCCAGCTCTACCTGGACATCCAAGGGGTGCGCTTCACGGACCGGCTCCAGGTGAAACACGAAATCGACCAGGACACGCTGGGGGCTCAGGTGCCGTACCTCTTGCTCCAGCCGCTGGTGGAGAACGCCATCCAGCACGGCATCGCCCCTCGCTCCGCGCCGGGCACGGTGACGGTGTCCGCGCGTCGCGATGGCCCGGAGCTGGTGCTGGAGGTCCGTGATGACGGCGTGGGACTGCGCCCGGGCACGGCGGCGAAGACGAGCGGTGGAGGCAAGGGCCTGTGGATTACGCGCGAGCGCCTGGTGCAGCTCTATGGGCCCGCGCACAAGCTGGAGCTGAAGGGGCGCGAGGAGGGTGGGGCGCTCGTCTCGTTGACCATCCCCTTCCGGACGGAGTCCGTGGCGTGA
- a CDS encoding DNA polymerase domain-containing protein, which yields MRGMVEDEWLWGWDATPGIVSVWAEPDGRAFVWRRLPDTGALVREDVRFRPWLVLATLEDLAHLGPRLRPEREGPAPRCVTYQELSGPGALRYLIRAEDGRALVSDVLQGVSRRLGQVFTNLRDVSPSLVLSLPPEDQYLTASGRTYFRGLSFEALHRLQFDLETTGLDPAKDRIFLIAMKGPGGEAEVLEAHGESDAAEADLLRRFVERVRVLDPDVIENHNLHGFDLPFVARRAKQLGVVLALGRAGAPGLRHRPSSRGSALGRGAERNADAMRRARYTVPGREFIDTLDAVLRHDFSARDLPGHGLKAVARHFGIAGPAREYIPGARVHEVFKTDPERVRRYARDDVGEAEGIARLLGGAAFALARMAPRRYERLADAGAATGVLDPLLVRAYLRSGVALPAHEEGDGTPHNGAALHLFATGVARRVVKADVASLYPSLMREYRIGPKRDKLGALLALVDRLVDQRLAAKRRARAAAPGTTERHENEALSAAMKLIVNSAYGYLGAVGLTRFSDVHAANEVTRRGRAVLALLCRELARRGVTLLEADTDGVYFAVPEDWREEDERRVVSDVAALLPRRVQLEFDGRYAVMLSHEPKNYALQSYDGTVHLKGVAFRSSRAEPFGEAFLRKALRHLLAGDLPAVRETYVSTVMALRRRQVPTSEVAANVRLTKDSTQYGAVRERRRELAYEALLAAGRKTWAAGEHIRVYRAGGGRAGLLPEREPDDEGSSPLPAADDPRDYDAEYYVRLLKETFAARLVRGVTPADFVTLFDDPGQPSLFAPSLADSRPILTVVAPPPEDTLEEPPVSAVPAEP from the coding sequence ATGCGGGGCATGGTGGAGGACGAGTGGCTGTGGGGTTGGGACGCGACGCCGGGCATCGTCTCGGTGTGGGCGGAGCCCGACGGCCGCGCCTTCGTCTGGAGGCGGTTGCCGGACACGGGGGCGTTGGTGCGCGAGGACGTGCGCTTCCGGCCCTGGCTGGTGTTGGCCACGTTGGAGGACCTGGCGCACCTGGGGCCGCGGCTGCGGCCGGAGCGCGAGGGGCCGGCGCCGCGCTGTGTGACGTACCAGGAGCTCTCCGGGCCCGGGGCGCTGCGCTACCTGATTCGGGCGGAGGATGGGCGCGCGCTGGTGTCGGACGTGCTGCAGGGGGTGTCGCGGCGGCTGGGGCAGGTGTTCACGAACCTGCGGGACGTGAGCCCCAGCCTGGTGCTGTCGCTGCCGCCGGAGGACCAGTACCTCACCGCGTCCGGGCGGACGTACTTCCGGGGGCTCTCCTTCGAAGCGCTGCACCGGCTGCAGTTCGACCTGGAGACCACGGGGTTGGACCCGGCGAAGGACCGCATCTTCCTCATCGCGATGAAGGGGCCTGGGGGCGAGGCGGAGGTGCTGGAGGCGCACGGCGAGTCAGACGCCGCGGAGGCGGACCTGCTGCGCCGCTTCGTCGAGCGGGTGCGCGTGCTGGACCCGGACGTCATCGAGAACCACAACCTGCATGGCTTCGACCTGCCGTTCGTGGCGCGGCGCGCGAAGCAGCTGGGCGTGGTGCTGGCGCTGGGGCGCGCGGGGGCTCCGGGCTTGCGGCACCGGCCTTCTTCGCGAGGCTCGGCGTTGGGGCGAGGCGCGGAGCGCAACGCGGATGCGATGCGGCGCGCGCGCTACACGGTGCCGGGGCGGGAGTTCATCGACACGCTGGACGCGGTGCTGCGGCACGACTTCTCCGCGAGGGATTTGCCGGGCCACGGGCTCAAGGCGGTGGCCCGGCACTTCGGCATCGCGGGGCCCGCGCGCGAGTACATCCCCGGGGCGCGCGTGCACGAGGTCTTCAAGACGGACCCGGAGCGGGTGCGGCGCTACGCGCGGGACGACGTGGGCGAGGCGGAGGGGATTGCGCGGCTCTTGGGCGGCGCGGCCTTCGCGTTGGCGCGCATGGCGCCTCGGCGGTACGAGCGGTTGGCGGACGCGGGCGCGGCCACGGGTGTGTTGGACCCGTTGCTGGTGCGGGCGTACCTGCGCTCGGGCGTGGCGCTGCCGGCCCATGAGGAAGGGGACGGCACGCCACACAACGGGGCGGCGCTGCACCTGTTCGCCACGGGCGTGGCCCGGCGCGTGGTGAAGGCGGACGTGGCCAGCCTGTATCCGTCGCTGATGCGCGAGTACCGCATCGGCCCGAAGAGGGACAAGCTGGGGGCGCTGCTGGCGCTGGTGGACCGGCTGGTGGACCAGCGGCTGGCGGCGAAGCGGCGGGCGCGCGCGGCGGCGCCGGGCACGACGGAGCGGCACGAGAACGAGGCGCTCTCCGCGGCGATGAAGCTCATCGTGAACTCGGCCTATGGCTACCTGGGCGCGGTGGGGCTGACGCGCTTCTCGGACGTCCACGCGGCCAACGAGGTGACGCGGCGGGGACGCGCGGTGCTGGCTCTGCTGTGCCGGGAGCTCGCGCGCCGAGGTGTCACGCTGCTGGAGGCGGACACGGACGGCGTGTACTTCGCGGTGCCAGAGGACTGGCGCGAGGAGGACGAGCGCCGCGTGGTGTCGGACGTCGCCGCGCTCCTGCCTCGCCGCGTGCAGTTGGAGTTCGACGGACGCTACGCGGTGATGCTCTCGCACGAACCGAAGAACTACGCGTTGCAGTCCTACGACGGCACGGTGCACCTCAAGGGCGTGGCGTTCCGCTCCAGCCGCGCGGAGCCCTTTGGTGAGGCCTTCCTGCGCAAGGCGCTGCGCCACCTGCTCGCCGGAGACCTGCCGGCGGTGAGGGAGACGTATGTCTCCACGGTGATGGCGCTGCGCAGGCGGCAGGTGCCCACCTCGGAGGTGGCGGCGAACGTGCGGCTGACGAAGGACTCCACGCAGTACGGCGCCGTGCGGGAGCGGCGGCGGGAGCTGGCCTATGAGGCCCTGCTCGCCGCGGGGCGGAAGACCTGGGCCGCGGGCGAGCACATCCGCGTCTACCGCGCGGGAGGAGGGCGCGCGGGACTCCTGCCCGAGCGCGAGCCCGATGACGAGGGGAGCTCACCCCTTCCCGCGGCCGACGACCCTCGCGATTACGACGCGGAGTACTACGTGCGGCTCTTGAAGGAGACCTTCGCCGCGCGCCTCGTCCGGGGCGTGACACCCGCGGACTTCGTCACCCTCTTCGATGACCCGGGCCAGCCGTCCCTCTTCGCGCCGTCGCTCGCGGACTCGCGGCCCATCCTCACGGTGGTGGCGCCTCCGCCCGAGGACACGCTGGAGGAGCCGCCCGTGAGCGCCGTCCCCGCCGAGCCGTAG